Proteins co-encoded in one Planctomycetia bacterium genomic window:
- a CDS encoding membrane dipeptidase, with amino-acid sequence MLTFDAHLDLSMNALEWNRDLTKSVHEIRKREAGRNDKVDRAQGTVALPDMRRGQIGLCVATQIGRYVDQKNPLPGWHSPEIAWAQTQGQLAWYRAMEEAGEMIQIKDTAGLERQVALWSNEPPPDAPIGYILSLEGADSIRTPGHLEQAYAQGLRALGPAHYGAGRYSPGTHLPGKLTALGRELVVEMDRLGMILDATHLSDEAFWEALELFHGPVWASHSNCRKLVPDQRQFDDDQIMALIQRGAVIGGALDAWMMVPGWIRGTTTPKSSGVKLDHLLDHWDHICQLAGNAKHIGIGTDLDGGYGLEQSPGDIDTIADLNRLPDMLTRRGYAQDDIPGIMSGNWIRFLKNAWE; translated from the coding sequence ATGTTGACGTTCGACGCCCATCTCGACTTGAGCATGAATGCCTTGGAATGGAACCGCGACCTCACGAAGTCGGTTCACGAAATTCGCAAGCGTGAAGCCGGCCGGAACGATAAAGTCGACCGCGCGCAAGGGACCGTCGCCCTGCCCGACATGCGCCGCGGCCAGATCGGCCTCTGCGTCGCGACGCAGATCGGCCGCTACGTCGATCAGAAGAATCCGCTGCCGGGTTGGCATAGTCCCGAGATCGCGTGGGCGCAAACGCAAGGTCAGCTCGCTTGGTATCGGGCGATGGAAGAAGCCGGCGAGATGATCCAAATCAAAGACACGGCCGGCTTAGAGCGGCAAGTGGCGTTGTGGAGCAACGAGCCTCCGCCGGATGCCCCGATCGGTTATATCTTGAGCCTCGAAGGAGCCGATTCGATCCGCACGCCCGGTCATCTCGAGCAAGCCTACGCGCAAGGTTTGCGCGCGCTGGGGCCGGCGCACTACGGAGCGGGCCGCTACTCGCCCGGTACGCATCTGCCGGGCAAGCTCACGGCCCTTGGTCGCGAGTTGGTCGTCGAGATGGATCGCTTGGGGATGATTCTCGACGCGACCCATCTCTCGGACGAAGCGTTTTGGGAAGCGCTCGAACTCTTTCACGGCCCGGTCTGGGCGAGCCATTCCAATTGCCGCAAGCTCGTGCCCGATCAACGTCAATTCGACGACGACCAAATCATGGCGCTGATTCAGCGCGGTGCGGTGATCGGCGGCGCGCTCGATGCTTGGATGATGGTGCCGGGCTGGATTCGCGGAACCACGACCCCTAAAAGCTCGGGCGTGAAGCTCGACCATCTGCTCGACCATTGGGACCACATTTGCCAACTCGCCGGCAATGCGAAGCACATCGGCATCGGCACCGATCTCGACGGCGGCTACGGCCTAGAGCAAAGCCCCGGCGACATCGATACGATCGCCGACCTAAATCGCCTGCCCGACATGCTGACCCGCCGCGGCTACGCGCAAGACGACATCCCAGGAATCATGAGCGGCAATTGGATTCGATTTTTGAAGAACGCCTGGGAGTAA
- a CDS encoding response regulator, protein MLNEATVFIVDDDPAFLDSLSLLILSMGLQVKTFGSYETFIEAFDQTQAGCIILDVRMPNMSGLAMQEKLKQYPLCPPIVILTGHAEVPVALRAFRQGALDFLQKTFEEFELRDVIQRAIALDTERRAAHGRREAMSSRLALLSQAERQVLNLVIEGHPNKKIASTLEVSRRAVEDRRARLMQKLRVDNLPELVKFAVSAGIAASV, encoded by the coding sequence ATGCTGAACGAAGCCACCGTTTTTATCGTTGACGACGATCCGGCATTTCTTGATTCGCTGTCTTTGCTCATCCTTTCGATGGGGCTCCAGGTGAAGACTTTCGGATCTTACGAAACGTTCATCGAAGCCTTCGATCAGACGCAAGCCGGCTGCATCATTCTCGATGTGCGCATGCCCAACATGAGCGGCCTCGCGATGCAGGAGAAGTTGAAGCAATATCCCCTCTGTCCGCCGATCGTTATTCTCACCGGACACGCCGAAGTGCCCGTCGCGCTCCGGGCCTTTCGTCAGGGCGCACTCGATTTCCTGCAAAAAACGTTTGAAGAGTTCGAGCTGCGCGACGTGATTCAGCGCGCCATCGCTCTGGATACCGAGCGCCGCGCCGCCCATGGCCGACGAGAAGCGATGTCGTCGCGGCTGGCTCTGTTGAGCCAAGCCGAGCGGCAAGTGCTCAATTTAGTCATTGAAGGGCATCCGAATAAGAAAATCGCTTCGACCCTCGAAGTCAGTCGTCGGGCCGTCGAAGATCGCCGCGCACGCCTCATGCAGAAGCTCCGTGTCGATAATCTTCCCGAACTCGTGAAATTCGCCGTCAGCGCCGGGATCGCAGCGAGCGTCTAA
- a CDS encoding hemin uptake protein HemP produces MSTTLEPEERDHAPASPVPTPNTAGDRISYRTEELFQGRREVWFEHGNEQYRLRITAAGKLILTK; encoded by the coding sequence ATGAGCACGACTTTGGAACCCGAAGAACGCGACCACGCTCCTGCTAGTCCCGTCCCGACGCCGAACACCGCCGGTGATCGGATCAGCTATCGAACCGAAGAGCTCTTTCAAGGTCGGCGCGAAGTTTGGTTCGAACACGGAAACGAACAATATCGCCTGCGGATCACCGCCGCCGGAAAGCTCATTCTCACGAAGTGA
- a CDS encoding DUF1501 domain-containing protein yields the protein MSLFDVPQSRAPLLSRRHWLSTMSAGFGALAFAGITAEQAARGASQVAPHFTPRAKRVVFLFMRGAPSQMETFDYKPRLNADNGKPSPNKNMKLFGSQWKFARRGQSGLWISDLMPHTARVADDLCILNGMKTDHLNHPEASDQMHTGSFQFERPSLGSWVLYGLGTENQNLPGFVSIKPPVVLGGARYYGSAFLPPAYQGLPIGTMDVAMAKAKLSNTSHPSLTREAQRRQLDLLAAANRDFAAEQGDASGAIDGVIRSYESAFRMQQELPQLLDLKHETQATLDLYGAATGDSLDFGRQCLTARRLLEAGVRFVELTHDNWDHHAGVAKSMPSKCKQIDQPIAGLLTDLKQRGLLEDTLVVWGGEFGRSPDDRTSDGRGHNKDGFTMWLAGGGVRGGMAYGSTDEYGFRAVDGIVHTHDLHATILHQLGLDHEKLTYRYGGRDFRLTDVHGRVVREVIS from the coding sequence ATGAGCCTTTTCGACGTCCCGCAATCTCGCGCACCGCTGCTCTCGCGTCGTCATTGGCTGAGCACGATGTCGGCCGGCTTCGGTGCGCTGGCGTTCGCCGGCATCACCGCCGAACAAGCCGCTCGGGGCGCATCGCAAGTCGCCCCCCATTTTACGCCGCGCGCCAAGCGGGTCGTGTTCCTCTTCATGCGCGGCGCGCCGTCGCAGATGGAGACCTTCGACTACAAGCCGCGCCTCAACGCCGACAACGGTAAGCCCTCGCCGAACAAGAACATGAAGCTGTTCGGCTCGCAATGGAAGTTCGCTCGGCGCGGGCAAAGTGGCTTGTGGATCTCCGACCTCATGCCGCACACGGCTCGCGTCGCCGACGATCTCTGCATCCTCAACGGGATGAAGACCGACCACTTGAACCATCCGGAAGCATCCGACCAAATGCACACCGGTAGTTTTCAATTCGAGCGTCCTTCGCTCGGATCTTGGGTCCTCTACGGGCTCGGCACCGAAAACCAAAACCTGCCGGGCTTCGTTTCGATCAAGCCGCCGGTCGTCTTAGGCGGGGCTCGTTACTACGGCTCCGCATTCCTGCCTCCCGCTTACCAAGGCCTACCGATCGGCACGATGGACGTCGCGATGGCGAAGGCCAAGCTCTCGAACACATCGCATCCTTCGCTCACGCGCGAAGCTCAACGTCGGCAGCTCGATCTCTTAGCGGCGGCGAACCGCGACTTCGCGGCCGAACAAGGAGATGCTTCCGGCGCGATCGACGGCGTCATTCGCTCCTACGAGTCGGCGTTTCGGATGCAGCAAGAGCTGCCGCAACTGCTCGATCTCAAGCACGAAACGCAAGCCACGCTCGATCTCTACGGCGCAGCGACCGGCGATTCCCTCGACTTCGGCAGGCAATGTCTGACCGCTCGTCGCTTGCTCGAAGCCGGCGTCCGCTTCGTCGAGCTCACGCACGACAACTGGGACCATCACGCCGGCGTGGCGAAGAGCATGCCTTCCAAGTGCAAGCAGATCGATCAACCGATCGCGGGCCTGCTCACCGACTTGAAGCAACGGGGCCTGCTGGAAGATACGCTTGTAGTCTGGGGAGGAGAATTCGGCCGCTCGCCCGACGATCGGACGAGCGACGGTCGCGGACACAACAAAGACGGCTTCACGATGTGGCTCGCCGGCGGCGGCGTACGCGGCGGCATGGCTTACGGCAGCACCGATGAATACGGCTTCCGCGCAGTCGACGGCATCGTCCACACGCACGATCTTCATGCGACGATTCTCCATCAACTCGGCCTCGATCACGAAAAGCTGACTTATCGCTACGGCGGTCGCGACTTCCGCCTGACCGATGTCCACGGTCGAGTCGTGCGCGAAGTGATCTCGTAG
- a CDS encoding LptF/LptG family permease, which yields MGIISRYVLFELLKIFSLSLGVLTLLFILIGLVKEARAQGLEPQQVVQLIPFVLPDALRYTVPATILLAACMVYGRMSSSNEVTALKSLGISPMTILWPVLILSFILSVATVWLNDLAVTWGREGVRRVVLESVEEIVYGMLRTQRTYSANGISIVVKRVEGRKLISPTISLQSKNSSMTMSSEEAELRSDPAEGVLTIICRNGELEVEGKGKVFFHNDVLERSIPLDQKNAAIEIAHPSYMAMHVIPTVIAELEREIEAQYNELASKAALAMMTGNFAELASAEWGTEEDEKKITQQKIFRLQTEPHRRWSNGFSCFCFALVGAPLAIRMRNSDFMTSFFMCFLPILFVYYPLLAFGVDFAKNGAFPPHAVWVGNIILILAGLWTLRKVIRY from the coding sequence ATGGGCATCATTAGCCGTTACGTGCTGTTCGAACTGCTTAAGATCTTCAGCCTTTCATTAGGCGTGTTGACGCTGCTGTTCATCCTCATCGGGCTCGTGAAAGAGGCCCGCGCGCAAGGGCTCGAGCCGCAGCAAGTCGTGCAGTTGATTCCGTTCGTCTTGCCGGATGCCTTGCGGTATACGGTGCCGGCGACGATCTTGCTCGCCGCGTGCATGGTCTACGGGCGGATGTCGAGCTCGAACGAAGTCACCGCGCTGAAGTCGCTCGGGATCAGCCCGATGACGATTCTTTGGCCGGTCCTGATCCTGTCGTTCATATTGAGCGTGGCGACGGTCTGGCTCAATGACCTCGCCGTCACTTGGGGGCGTGAAGGGGTGCGCCGGGTCGTGCTCGAATCGGTCGAAGAGATCGTCTACGGCATGTTGCGCACGCAACGAACTTATTCCGCGAACGGCATCTCGATCGTCGTCAAGCGAGTCGAAGGGCGCAAGCTCATCAGCCCGACGATCTCGCTGCAGTCGAAGAACAGCTCGATGACCATGAGTTCCGAAGAAGCCGAATTGCGCAGCGATCCGGCGGAGGGAGTGCTCACGATTATTTGCCGCAACGGCGAGCTCGAAGTCGAAGGGAAAGGGAAGGTTTTCTTTCACAACGACGTCCTCGAACGTTCGATTCCTCTGGATCAGAAGAATGCCGCCATCGAAATCGCGCATCCCTCCTATATGGCGATGCACGTGATTCCGACGGTGATCGCGGAGCTCGAACGAGAGATCGAAGCGCAATACAACGAACTGGCGTCGAAAGCGGCCCTCGCCATGATGACGGGCAACTTCGCCGAGCTTGCCTCCGCCGAATGGGGCACGGAAGAAGATGAGAAAAAGATCACGCAGCAGAAGATCTTTCGCTTGCAGACGGAGCCGCATCGACGCTGGTCGAACGGCTTCAGTTGCTTCTGCTTCGCGCTCGTCGGCGCGCCGCTGGCGATTCGGATGCGCAATTCCGATTTCATGACCAGCTTCTTTATGTGCTTCTTGCCGATCTTGTTCGTCTACTATCCGCTGTTGGCCTTCGGGGTCGACTTCGCCAAAAACGGCGCCTTCCCGCCACACGCGGTCTGGGTCGGAAACATCATCCTGATCTTGGCCGGCCTCTGGACGTTGCGGAAAGTCATTCGCTATTAA
- a CDS encoding M50 family metallopeptidase, which produces MILSEPPRSPYDVHFRLFGVPVRIHPFFWLFTVLLSGNGKPSFVLIWLAAVVLSLLVHEFGHVFAFRRFGVDSYVVLHSFGGLAVPYGGYGGSFAPRLAPRDGAIVAFAGPAAEMLSAYLLVAVCYAAGYDVVFPPSGFFRFVPIVVVGTSSFLSQFVNLYVLISLFWALINLLPIVPLDGGRISQFLFTRFDPQTGPRQALILSIIVAGLTAALMFLEISLFSGIFFIYLAYTSYQALQDLGYGGRRW; this is translated from the coding sequence GTGATACTCAGCGAGCCTCCGCGTTCCCCGTACGACGTTCACTTCCGGCTGTTCGGGGTTCCGGTACGCATTCATCCGTTCTTCTGGCTCTTTACGGTGCTGCTCTCCGGCAACGGCAAGCCGAGCTTCGTCCTGATTTGGTTGGCGGCGGTCGTCTTGTCGCTCCTGGTGCATGAATTCGGGCATGTGTTCGCCTTCCGCAGGTTCGGCGTCGATTCGTATGTCGTGCTGCATTCGTTCGGCGGATTGGCGGTCCCATACGGCGGCTATGGCGGCTCCTTCGCTCCGCGGCTGGCGCCGCGCGATGGAGCGATCGTGGCCTTTGCCGGTCCTGCGGCGGAAATGCTTTCGGCGTATCTCCTCGTCGCCGTTTGTTATGCGGCGGGCTACGACGTCGTGTTCCCACCGAGTGGGTTTTTCCGGTTCGTTCCGATCGTCGTCGTCGGCACGTCTTCGTTTCTGAGTCAGTTCGTCAATTTGTACGTGCTGATCAGCCTGTTTTGGGCGTTGATCAACCTGCTGCCGATCGTGCCGCTCGACGGTGGCCGGATCTCTCAATTCCTATTCACGCGCTTCGATCCGCAAACCGGTCCGCGTCAGGCCTTGATCTTGTCGATCATCGTCGCCGGACTGACTGCCGCGCTGATGTTCCTCGAAATCAGTTTGTTCTCCGGAATTTTTTTCATCTACCTCGCTTATACGAGTTACCAAGCGCTGCAAGACCTCGGCTACGGCGGACGACGTTGGTAA
- a CDS encoding PAS domain S-box protein yields MENLSSQDELFRLFIEHVQDRAIYMLDPGGNIVTWNEGARRMTGFASDEIVGRPCSSLGRAEDLSADLLQRILSLAEAQGRHEREAIQVRQDGSCYFAEVTLVPLRSVAGSLLGFANIVHDITNRKQTDDLLRNRFVESAHMARLSTVGQMVAELAHEINQPLAAAANYARACINFGRSGKCSASPEILEWMERCAAQSMRAIQIANRLATFVKKDDGRRTWVQINTLVQHVLSHALPTLHSGLDAFTPIEAETKFDASEPEILADPVQIEQVLLNLIRNAVEAMHELPTRKHRITIRTATDDAFVSISVGDTGSGIAAEKLARLFDPFFTTKASGLGLGLSIIRSIVESHGGRMSVESSAAGTIFAFTLPISKGEHIPC; encoded by the coding sequence GTGGAAAATCTTTCGTCTCAAGACGAACTCTTTCGGCTCTTTATCGAGCATGTTCAAGACCGCGCCATCTACATGCTGGATCCAGGCGGCAACATCGTCACGTGGAACGAAGGTGCGCGGCGGATGACCGGCTTTGCGTCGGACGAGATCGTCGGACGCCCTTGTTCCTCTCTGGGTCGTGCCGAAGACCTCTCCGCAGATCTACTGCAACGGATCTTATCTCTCGCCGAGGCCCAAGGTCGACACGAACGGGAAGCGATCCAAGTCCGCCAAGACGGCTCTTGCTACTTCGCCGAAGTCACGCTCGTTCCGCTGCGCAGCGTTGCCGGAAGCTTGCTCGGCTTTGCGAACATCGTTCACGACATCACCAACCGCAAACAAACCGACGATCTGCTTCGCAACCGCTTCGTCGAATCCGCGCACATGGCTCGCTTGAGCACCGTCGGGCAGATGGTGGCGGAATTGGCCCATGAGATCAATCAACCGCTGGCAGCCGCAGCCAACTACGCTCGGGCCTGCATCAATTTCGGTCGAAGCGGGAAATGCTCGGCCTCGCCCGAGATCTTGGAATGGATGGAGCGGTGCGCTGCACAGTCGATGCGCGCGATTCAGATCGCCAATCGCCTCGCCACATTCGTCAAGAAAGACGACGGCCGGCGGACTTGGGTTCAAATCAACACCCTCGTTCAACATGTCCTCTCTCATGCCTTGCCGACTTTGCATTCCGGCCTCGATGCCTTTACGCCGATCGAAGCCGAAACCAAGTTCGACGCATCCGAACCGGAGATCCTGGCCGATCCCGTTCAGATCGAGCAGGTGCTTCTCAATCTGATTCGTAACGCCGTCGAAGCGATGCACGAGCTGCCGACTCGCAAACATAGGATCACGATCCGCACTGCCACCGATGATGCTTTCGTGTCGATCTCGGTCGGCGATACCGGTTCCGGTATCGCAGCTGAAAAGCTCGCGCGGTTGTTCGATCCTTTCTTCACCACCAAAGCCTCGGGCCTAGGGCTCGGCTTATCGATTATTCGCTCGATCGTCGAAAGCCACGGCGGACGCATGAGCGTCGAGTCGAGCGCGGCAGGAACTATCTTTGCTTTTACACTTCCGATTTCGAAAGGCGAACACATCCCATGCTGA
- a CDS encoding DNA integrity scanning protein DisA nucleotide-binding domain protein — translation GAIIVAADGTVEAAAQYLDAPATDITLSKGLGARHWAAAAISRATKAVAVCVSESSGTVRIFQNGEVVLRIEPFRRPMKWKDYEHEPPGE, via the coding sequence GGCGCGATCATCGTCGCGGCCGACGGCACCGTCGAAGCCGCGGCCCAATATCTCGACGCGCCCGCGACCGACATCACCCTCTCGAAAGGGCTCGGGGCGCGCCACTGGGCCGCCGCCGCCATCAGCCGCGCCACGAAAGCGGTCGCCGTCTGCGTCAGCGAGTCGAGCGGCACCGTCCGCATCTTTCAGAACGGCGAGGTCGTGCTCCGCATCGAGCCGTTCCGCCGGCCGATGAAGTGGAAAGACTACGAACACGAACCGCCGGGCGAGTAG
- the lpxB gene encoding lipid-A-disaccharide synthase — MRIFFSVGEPSGDLHGANLIRALRQRRPDVECMGYGGPLMAEAGCALHRDLTALAVMWLLRVLLNLHKFLDLVSKADRFFRHQRPDAVVLIDYPGFNWWIARRAKAHGIPVFYYTPPQIWGWASWRVAKMRRFVDHVLCSLPFEEKWFRDRGCHAEFIGHPYFDEVRRQRFDQEFLDGLAAAGTGPLVTILPGSRTQEVEQNLPTFLRAAQEIRRRVPNVRFAVAAFRPHQAEWARELVAKLQMDVKVFVGRTPELIRAATCCLACSGSVSLELLYHRKPTVIGYRVARFGYLVQNFFRQVPYITLVNLLATGRLERDRAAEGRGESPLDDPRVLFPEFLSAEDRSPEMGTQVVEWLTNEAVRERTIGRLARLCDEVGGGGASARGADYIVNVLEPSPTPIARPHYLRASVGKATITRRSN, encoded by the coding sequence ATGCGCATCTTCTTTTCCGTCGGAGAACCGAGCGGCGACCTGCATGGCGCGAACCTGATTCGCGCTCTTCGGCAGCGCCGGCCCGATGTCGAATGCATGGGCTACGGCGGGCCGTTGATGGCCGAGGCCGGCTGCGCGCTGCATCGCGACCTCACGGCGCTCGCCGTGATGTGGCTGCTGCGCGTGCTGCTGAACTTGCACAAGTTTCTCGATCTCGTCTCGAAGGCCGATCGCTTCTTCCGTCACCAGCGACCCGACGCCGTCGTGCTCATCGACTATCCGGGCTTCAACTGGTGGATCGCTCGTCGCGCGAAGGCGCACGGCATTCCGGTGTTCTATTACACGCCGCCGCAAATCTGGGGTTGGGCAAGTTGGCGCGTCGCGAAGATGCGCCGCTTCGTCGACCATGTGCTGTGCAGCCTACCGTTCGAGGAGAAATGGTTTCGCGATCGGGGCTGCCACGCCGAGTTCATCGGCCATCCCTATTTCGATGAGGTGCGACGTCAGCGGTTCGATCAAGAATTTCTCGACGGACTCGCCGCCGCAGGGACTGGTCCGCTCGTAACGATTCTTCCCGGCTCGCGCACGCAGGAAGTCGAACAAAACCTGCCGACGTTTCTGCGCGCGGCGCAAGAGATCCGCCGACGGGTGCCGAACGTGCGCTTCGCCGTGGCGGCGTTTCGTCCGCATCAAGCCGAATGGGCGCGCGAGCTCGTTGCCAAGCTGCAGATGGATGTGAAAGTCTTCGTCGGCCGAACCCCGGAGTTGATTCGCGCCGCGACCTGTTGCTTGGCCTGCTCGGGAAGCGTCTCGCTGGAGTTGCTCTACCATCGCAAGCCGACGGTGATCGGCTACCGAGTCGCGCGGTTCGGCTATCTCGTACAGAATTTCTTCCGACAAGTTCCCTATATCACGCTCGTCAATCTCTTGGCGACGGGCCGACTCGAGCGCGATCGGGCTGCGGAAGGGCGCGGAGAATCGCCGCTCGACGATCCACGCGTGTTGTTCCCGGAGTTTCTTTCGGCCGAGGATCGCTCGCCGGAGATGGGAACCCAGGTCGTCGAATGGCTGACCAACGAAGCGGTGCGCGAGCGCACGATCGGCCGACTGGCCCGACTTTGCGACGAAGTGGGAGGCGGCGGAGCCTCGGCTCGCGGCGCCGACTACATCGTGAACGTCCTCGAACCCTCGCCGACTCCGATCGCCCGGCCGCACTATCTTCGCGCCTCGGTCGGCAAGGCTACAATAACTCGGCGGTCGAACTAG
- a CDS encoding PSD1 and planctomycete cytochrome C domain-containing protein, with protein MCCARAIRCAPFLLIAATVFIGADRPSLAAERSADHDFFEKKIRPVLVEHCYKCHSAAAGKAEGGLSLDTRSAMRAGGSSGPAVVPSDEDKSLILAAIRHDGLAMPPDRKLPAEVIADFERWIAAGAADPRDGSAPVVKPTVDYAEARKHWAFQPLRVVAPPTTLDAAWSLDPIDRFVLAKLEAAGVRPAPQAERRTLLRRASFLLTGLPPTPAEVAALEASPAPNQATAYAETVDRLLASPEFGVRWGRHWLDTARYAESNGKNMNLWWPHAWRYRDYVIDALNRDLPYDRFLREQIAGDLLPADNDTARTVQITATGFLAIGSKSYEEASARERLILEMADDQIDVVMRGMLGLTVACARCHDHKFDPIPQTEYYALVGIFQSSETLCGPGPKHNGYKGSDSAYQAIGKNPELLRVPYEAHDKLARDKDAALGKLRADRYRNFNTKTALEIERKAAEAKVPLKPAVLAAIDAKLKVEINKIAEWDAKIAATQKELAHLNASYPPAPGYAMAMREAAKPADCALRLRGEWKRPDVVVPRGTPSLFQLAGATKIEPQASGRLQLAAWIADAQNPLTARVAVNRIWHHLFGQGLVETLDNFGNLGDRPSHPELLDYLAAEFMRDGWSTKRFIRRLMLTRTFQLAVDEHLPLAALDPDNRLFGRRVVQRLEAEAIRDAMHASAGTLELARPVGSQIMKATVDSANSIQQPPPGEMDRTPRSIYLTMVRSAVPEMFALFDFPDPSLPAARREQRTLPTQALYLMNSPLVVAQSLKLAERVLNDATLPDDAARIDRAYLLCFGRHARTNEQERAIAYLNAEATPTVAPKTPLPVAAAPNLSVPAATVAVVSARLEAWTSFCQTLFAAAEFRYLP; from the coding sequence GTGTGCTGTGCTCGAGCGATTCGATGCGCGCCCTTCCTGCTGATCGCGGCAACCGTTTTCATCGGTGCCGATCGGCCATCTCTAGCAGCGGAACGCTCCGCCGACCACGACTTCTTCGAGAAGAAGATTCGGCCGGTGCTCGTCGAACATTGCTACAAGTGCCATTCGGCAGCCGCGGGAAAAGCCGAAGGAGGCCTCTCTCTCGACACGCGCAGCGCGATGCGCGCCGGCGGCTCGAGCGGCCCGGCGGTCGTTCCTTCGGACGAAGATAAAAGCTTGATCCTCGCCGCGATTCGCCACGACGGCCTCGCGATGCCGCCCGATAGGAAGCTGCCCGCGGAAGTGATCGCCGACTTCGAGCGTTGGATCGCCGCAGGCGCCGCCGACCCGCGCGACGGCTCGGCTCCCGTCGTCAAGCCGACCGTCGACTACGCCGAAGCGCGCAAACATTGGGCCTTCCAACCGCTTCGCGTCGTCGCTCCGCCGACCACGCTCGATGCCGCTTGGTCGCTCGACCCGATCGATCGCTTCGTGCTCGCGAAGTTGGAAGCGGCCGGCGTTCGTCCCGCGCCGCAGGCCGAGCGCCGCACGCTCTTGCGACGAGCCTCATTCCTGCTCACCGGCCTGCCGCCGACTCCCGCGGAAGTCGCCGCGCTCGAAGCTTCGCCGGCTCCGAATCAAGCGACCGCTTACGCAGAGACGGTCGATCGCCTTCTCGCTTCGCCGGAGTTCGGCGTGCGCTGGGGTCGTCATTGGCTCGACACGGCGCGCTATGCCGAGTCGAACGGCAAGAATATGAACCTCTGGTGGCCGCACGCGTGGCGCTATCGCGACTACGTGATCGACGCGTTGAACCGCGACCTGCCGTACGATCGATTTCTGCGCGAGCAAATCGCCGGCGACTTACTTCCCGCGGACAACGACACGGCCCGCACCGTGCAGATCACGGCGACCGGCTTCCTTGCGATCGGCTCGAAATCCTACGAAGAAGCTTCGGCCCGCGAACGATTGATTCTGGAAATGGCCGACGATCAGATCGACGTCGTGATGCGCGGGATGCTCGGGCTCACCGTCGCCTGCGCTCGCTGCCACGACCATAAGTTCGACCCGATTCCGCAGACCGAATACTATGCCTTGGTCGGAATCTTCCAAAGCAGCGAAACGCTGTGCGGACCAGGCCCGAAGCACAACGGATACAAAGGAAGCGACTCGGCCTACCAAGCTATCGGCAAAAATCCCGAGCTGCTACGCGTCCCTTATGAGGCGCATGACAAACTCGCGCGCGACAAAGATGCCGCGCTGGGCAAACTTCGAGCCGATCGCTACCGCAATTTCAATACGAAGACCGCGCTTGAGATCGAACGCAAAGCGGCCGAAGCGAAAGTCCCTCTCAAGCCCGCGGTTCTGGCCGCGATCGATGCGAAACTCAAAGTCGAGATCAACAAGATCGCCGAGTGGGATGCTAAGATCGCAGCGACGCAAAAAGAACTCGCGCATTTGAACGCCAGCTACCCACCGGCGCCGGGCTATGCGATGGCGATGCGCGAAGCGGCGAAGCCGGCCGACTGCGCGTTGCGCCTGCGCGGCGAATGGAAGCGACCGGATGTCGTCGTACCCAGAGGAACACCGTCTCTCTTCCAGCTCGCGGGCGCCACGAAGATCGAACCGCAAGCAAGCGGGCGTCTGCAACTCGCCGCGTGGATCGCCGACGCGCAGAACCCGCTGACGGCCCGCGTCGCAGTGAACCGGATTTGGCATCATCTGTTCGGGCAAGGGCTCGTCGAAACGCTCGACAACTTCGGCAACCTCGGCGATCGGCCGAGCCATCCGGAGCTGCTCGACTATCTCGCAGCCGAGTTTATGCGCGACGGTTGGAGCACCAAGCGATTCATCCGTCGGCTGATGCTCACGCGCACCTTTCAGCTTGCCGTCGACGAGCACTTGCCCCTAGCGGCGCTTGATCCCGACAATCGCCTCTTCGGTCGACGCGTCGTTCAACGGCTCGAAGCCGAGGCGATTCGCGATGCCATGCACGCCTCCGCCGGCACGCTGGAGCTCGCTCGTCCGGTAGGTTCGCAAATCATGAAAGCGACGGTCGATTCGGCCAACTCGATCCAGCAACCTCCTCCGGGTGAAATGGATCGGACGCCGCGCAGCATCTATCTGACGATGGTTCGCTCGGCGGTGCCCGAGATGTTTGCGTTGTTCGACTTCCCCGACCCTTCGCTTCCGGCAGCCCGACGCGAACAACGAACCTTGCCGACGCAGGCGCTCTACCTGATGAACTCGCCGCTGGTCGTCGCCCAATCGCTCAAGCTAGCCGAGCGGGTCTTAAACGATGCGACGCTCCCAGACGATGCGGCACGGATCGACCGCGCTTATCTGCTCTGCTTCGGTCGCCACGCACGCACCAACGAGCAAGAACGAGCGATTGCCTATTTGAACGCCGAGGCGACGCCCACAGTTGCTCCTAAGACTCCCCTGCCGGTCGCTGCAGCACCGAATCTTTCAGTACCGGCCGCTACAGTAGCGGTCGTTTCAGCACGTCTCGAGGCCTGGACGTCGTTTTGCCAAACGCTCTTCGCCGCCGCCGAATTCCGCTATCTTCCTTGA